A region from the Streptomyces sp. 3214.6 genome encodes:
- a CDS encoding flavin-containing monooxygenase, whose protein sequence is MRLCVIGAGLSGLATAHALKSAGVDFVCLEQSSDVGGLWRRPQAGERGPGYLSLHLNTAKQLTGYADFPMPASYPLYPRHSQVAAYLSSFAEWSGIRDRIELGTTVESVRQKADGGWTVVSRDADGTMSSRSFTQVIVASGHNSEPSMPALPKGAETFTGTIRHSLDYLDGSAFAGQRVIVVGLGNSAVDIAADLSRHAELTVLSARRGLHIMPKQLFGMALDEIADAPWWISMSLAEQRRFIEQALLIARGRLRDHGLPEPDHPVFASAVTISDEILSRIRHGAVTPKPSIDAVDGGRVSFVDGTSVRADAIVYCTGYQMTFPFLEPGCPIGAQGSVELYKRVVAPDRPGLFFVGLVRPVGSITRLVEAQARWIARLVNGDAVLPEAEVMRKEIATYLSGVAGQYGQRESASIQVNVAPYLQELREE, encoded by the coding sequence GTGCGTCTGTGTGTGATCGGTGCGGGACTGTCGGGGCTGGCGACGGCGCACGCCCTGAAGAGCGCCGGTGTCGACTTCGTCTGCCTGGAGCAGTCGAGTGACGTCGGCGGGCTGTGGCGTCGGCCGCAGGCGGGCGAGCGCGGCCCCGGCTATCTGTCACTGCACCTCAACACCGCCAAGCAGCTCACGGGTTACGCGGACTTCCCGATGCCCGCCTCCTACCCGCTCTACCCCCGGCACAGTCAGGTCGCCGCCTATCTGAGCTCGTTCGCCGAGTGGTCCGGCATACGGGACCGCATCGAGCTGGGGACGACCGTGGAGTCCGTACGGCAGAAGGCCGACGGTGGGTGGACGGTCGTCAGCCGGGATGCCGACGGCACGATGTCGTCCCGGAGTTTCACTCAGGTGATCGTCGCCTCCGGGCACAACTCGGAGCCGTCGATGCCCGCACTGCCGAAGGGTGCAGAGACGTTCACCGGGACGATTCGCCATTCTCTCGACTACCTCGACGGCAGCGCTTTCGCCGGACAGCGCGTCATCGTCGTGGGGCTCGGCAACTCGGCGGTGGACATCGCCGCGGACCTCTCCCGGCACGCCGAGCTGACCGTTCTCTCGGCACGCAGGGGACTGCACATCATGCCCAAGCAGTTGTTCGGCATGGCGCTCGACGAGATCGCCGACGCGCCGTGGTGGATCAGCATGTCGCTGGCGGAGCAGCGTCGTTTCATCGAACAGGCCCTGTTGATCGCCCGCGGCAGACTCCGCGACCACGGGCTGCCCGAGCCGGACCATCCGGTCTTCGCCTCGGCCGTCACCATCTCCGACGAGATCCTCAGCCGTATCCGCCATGGCGCGGTCACCCCGAAGCCGTCGATCGACGCCGTCGACGGCGGCCGGGTCTCGTTCGTCGACGGCACCTCGGTCAGGGCCGACGCGATCGTGTACTGCACCGGCTACCAGATGACCTTCCCGTTCCTGGAGCCCGGCTGCCCGATCGGCGCGCAGGGCTCGGTCGAGCTGTACAAACGGGTCGTCGCCCCGGACCGTCCCGGACTGTTCTTCGTCGGTCTGGTGCGCCCGGTCGGTTCGATCACACGGCTGGTGGAGGCGCAGGCGCGGTGGATCGCGCGGCTCGTCAACGGCGATGCGGTGCTGCCGGAGGCGGAGGTCATGCGCAAGGAGATCGCCACGTACCTGAGCGGTGTCGCGGGTCAGTACGGGCAGCGGGAGAGCGCGTCGATCCAGGTCAACGTAGCGCCGTATCTGCAGGAGCTGCGCGAGGAGTGA
- a CDS encoding cytochrome P450: MDAQPTAPVPPPGCPAHQPGGRVPLYGPEYAADPEPYYTYLRHYGPTAPVEIAPGVEATLVTDYATALQLLQDSGSFRKDARRWRDLNEGRIAPDSPVLPVLAYRPNCMSSDGAEHLRLRQSISDCMARIDPMRLSQSVERISDFLISQFGERGSADLVGSYAKQLPLFVFNELFGCTADIGDRVFFGISGMFDGVNAEKASEVLFEAVGELVALKRRKPGEDVTSWLLKHQTRLTDEEMVHQVSLLLGAGAEPLVNLIGNTLHRILTDDRYAHEGGLIEEAMDDTLWENPPMTNFAAHYPVSDMEFAGQKLTAGDLMLVSIAAANTGPTLSAARKAGSNRAHLAWSAGPHACPSKEPARQIVVTAVENLLNRLPDVELSVPEGSLTWRQGAFSRGLVTLPARYTPVKTMIRPSRQTTPQAPARETTGAVRHEQAGVWSKFLNWLTK; the protein is encoded by the coding sequence ATGGACGCCCAACCCACCGCCCCCGTGCCCCCTCCGGGTTGCCCGGCGCACCAGCCCGGTGGCCGAGTGCCGCTCTACGGACCGGAGTACGCGGCCGACCCGGAGCCCTACTACACCTACCTGCGGCACTACGGGCCGACCGCGCCCGTGGAGATCGCCCCGGGAGTAGAGGCCACCCTCGTCACCGACTACGCCACCGCCCTGCAACTCCTGCAGGACTCCGGCTCGTTCCGCAAGGACGCACGCCGTTGGCGGGACCTCAACGAGGGCCGGATCGCCCCCGACAGCCCCGTTCTGCCCGTGCTCGCCTACCGGCCCAACTGCATGTCCTCCGACGGCGCCGAACACCTGAGGCTGCGGCAGTCCATCTCGGACTGCATGGCGCGCATCGACCCGATGCGGCTGAGCCAGAGCGTCGAGCGGATCTCCGACTTCCTCATCTCCCAGTTCGGCGAACGCGGTTCGGCCGACCTGGTCGGCTCCTACGCCAAGCAGCTCCCGCTGTTCGTGTTCAACGAGCTCTTCGGCTGCACCGCCGACATCGGCGACCGCGTCTTCTTCGGCATCTCCGGCATGTTCGACGGCGTCAACGCCGAGAAGGCCAGTGAGGTGTTGTTCGAGGCCGTGGGCGAACTCGTCGCCCTCAAGCGGCGCAAGCCGGGCGAGGACGTCACCTCATGGCTGCTGAAGCATCAAACCCGTCTGACCGACGAGGAGATGGTGCATCAGGTCTCCCTGCTGCTGGGCGCGGGAGCCGAGCCGCTGGTCAACCTCATCGGCAACACGCTGCACCGAATCCTCACCGACGACCGGTACGCCCATGAGGGCGGGCTGATCGAGGAGGCGATGGACGACACGTTGTGGGAGAACCCGCCCATGACCAACTTCGCAGCCCACTACCCGGTGTCCGACATGGAGTTCGCCGGTCAGAAGCTCACCGCAGGCGACTTGATGCTGGTCAGCATCGCCGCCGCCAACACCGGTCCCACGCTGTCGGCGGCCCGCAAGGCCGGCAGCAACCGTGCGCACCTGGCCTGGAGCGCAGGCCCGCACGCCTGCCCCTCGAAGGAACCCGCCCGACAGATCGTCGTGACGGCCGTCGAAAACCTTCTCAACCGCCTGCCGGACGTCGAACTCAGCGTGCCTGAGGGTAGTCTGACGTGGCGTCAGGGCGCCTTCAGTCGTGGCCTCGTCACGCTTCCCGCGCGGTACACCCCCGTCAAAACGATGATCCGTCCGAGCCGGCAGACCACCCCTCAGGCGCCGGCGCGAGAGACCACCGGAGCGGTCCGCCATGAACAGGCCGGAGTGTGGAGCAAGTTCCTCAACTGGCTGACCAAGTGA
- a CDS encoding GTP-binding protein, which translates to MVSGPSLDEQAYVRDGATQTAVKILVVGHFAVGKTTFIGAISEIEPLTTEETMTRAAESVDDLKGVQGKTTTTVAMDFGRLTISDRVVLYLFGTPGQQRFVQMWEDMARGALGALVLVDPERLADSFAVIDLIEQYGLDYAIAVNHFDGSPLRDEMALRDALDLLDDTPVVTCDARDEKSSAEALITLVRHLQDRAH; encoded by the coding sequence ATGGTCTCAGGGCCAAGTTTGGATGAACAGGCGTACGTCCGCGACGGGGCTACGCAGACGGCGGTGAAGATCCTCGTCGTCGGCCACTTCGCGGTCGGCAAGACCACGTTCATCGGGGCGATCTCCGAGATCGAGCCGCTGACCACCGAGGAGACGATGACTCGGGCCGCCGAGTCCGTCGACGACCTCAAGGGAGTCCAGGGCAAGACCACCACCACGGTGGCCATGGACTTCGGCCGTCTGACCATCAGCGACCGCGTCGTGCTGTATCTGTTCGGAACGCCGGGCCAGCAACGCTTCGTCCAGATGTGGGAGGACATGGCACGCGGCGCGCTCGGCGCGCTGGTGCTCGTCGACCCCGAGCGGCTCGCGGACTCCTTCGCCGTGATCGACCTCATCGAGCAGTACGGACTCGACTACGCCATCGCCGTCAACCACTTCGACGGCTCGCCGCTGCGCGACGAGATGGCCCTGCGCGACGCACTGGACCTGCTCGACGACACCCCCGTCGTCACCTGCGACGCACGAGACGAGAAGTCCTCGGCGGAAGCGCTGATCACCCTCGTCCGTCACCTGCAGGACCGTGCCCACTAG
- a CDS encoding DUF742 domain-containing protein produces the protein MNGFDELEPQTPELVRPYVITKGRGLPDEGQLSLITLVTAAADHEQRPTRLSPEEQNLLDLCSAGYLSVAEIAGHTQLPLGVVKILLAALTEGGYLITRPPVQRAPLADRDILEEVLNGLRAKFG, from the coding sequence GGAGTTAGTGCGCCCGTACGTCATCACCAAGGGGCGCGGGCTGCCCGACGAAGGGCAGCTCTCCCTCATCACCCTGGTCACGGCGGCCGCCGATCACGAGCAGCGGCCGACCCGTCTGTCCCCTGAGGAACAGAACCTGTTGGACCTGTGCTCGGCCGGCTACCTCTCGGTCGCCGAGATCGCCGGGCACACCCAACTGCCCCTGGGCGTGGTGAAGATCCTCCTCGCCGCCCTCACCGAAGGCGGCTATCTCATCACCCGTCCGCCCGTGCAGCGGGCGCCGCTCGCCGACCGGGACATCCTGGAGGAGGTGCTGAATGGTCTCAGGGCCAAGTTTGGATGA